In Vigna angularis cultivar LongXiaoDou No.4 chromosome 8, ASM1680809v1, whole genome shotgun sequence, the DNA window ctagttatatataaaataccATCTAATACAAGTTGCATatgttttaactaaaattagTACTTCTATATTGTCTctgataaattatatatgattctattcataagaaaataaaagattaaagttGGACatcacaaattttaataattataaaaccttatttttaatataataaaattaaaattccataaatataattttaaacaaactaTTACACTTCTTTTCTGGAGTTTTTTTTAAGTGGTTAAAGTTTATGAGAAGTCACATATCTGAGTAACACTTTCGTTTCATTTAATAAAGTCactagtaataataaattatttaattcagtttttgaatattttcttttatcaatttcatTATATAAAGAATATACACTATTATTGGGCAATTTTGTGCTGTATATTTTGATTGAACAATcttatctttaataaataaaaaatggtttatttatttaataaaataagtaattgaataatttattttcattttaaataactaaataatttcTCTTTTGAAAAGTAATTgctagataattttttaatatataaaattatatatatatatatattaaattattcgtattttttaaataattactcatacaaaataataaaataataaaatatatatctatatctatactATACTACTAAAGGGATTATTCTTTTAGGGTACCCAATTTTCTTGTTATCAAAACGGCGTAGTATTGTCTAAAACCCATTAACAACTGAATATGCTAACTTGAAAACCGTTAAACCCTAGCTGCtgcttattcttcttcttcctcttcccttGGCACTCTTCTTTTTGTCGGGCTTCCTTTTCTCCTTAACCTTGCAGAAGAAAGAGTAAGAGGAAACGAAAATGAACATGAACGAAGAAAGTGACGAAGCCAGCGCGAGGAGGATCCAAGTGCGGTTCGTGACGAAGTTGAATGCGCCGTTCATTGTTCCGTCCACCGCCATCGCAATCCCTGCCGACCTCACTCGATTCGGCCTATCATCTCTTGTCAACGCACTCATTCAATCCAACGGTATCTCATTCTCAAACGCCGCCGtatgttttttttgtgtgttaagTCAAGACTACTGATGAAATTCCTTGGTGGCTGATTCTGCAGATGCTGATTATCAGCCTGAGCCTTTTGATTTTTTGATCGATGGCGAGTTCGTGAGGATGTCGCTCGAGCAGTTTCTTCTCGCTAAGGGAATCTCTGCGGTAATACTTTTGAAACGATTACAAATCCTGTTCTACTTATCTCTACAATTGTATGATTGTCTGTATGACAGAGAGTGAAAATGCACATTGGTTCTATGTGTGTAGTAAGAGATTGCGTTTTTTCCCAATAGAAATTGAAGCTGCTCATTGATGTTTGTGTCTATTTGATAATATTGATTTCTAAACTTAACGACCTATTCTCATTTTAGTTCCCAAATTTAAACACTTATACTGTGTTTGGTGGAGAGGAGGGAATTAGGAAATTAATAAATTGGTGAAGTAGAAATGAAAtcgataagaaataaaatagtaatcaataacattttttcaaagAGATATAGGAtagagatgatgagagagaTGGACAAATGAGTAGAAATAGGCAATACCTCATCAACCTGACTCTGAACCGGGATAAAACTGGTGAATCTCTGGTCTGATCTACTGTTGTCTAAGGTAGTTTTCTGCACCTCTTCTCTAACCTACACATCAGTCTGCCTACCACACCCAGCTATGCCTGTTACTTTCTTCATGCCAATCTGCCCAACATCTAGCATACCGTGCTACTTTCTTATGTATTCATGAGATATATTGTAAAGGAAACTCAAAATTTTATTGGGAGAGACGCTAATGTGTATTTTAAGATCAATATAGTCAGTACACTAATGTGTATCTTTAAAAAATGGAAGACAACTTTTTTGTACTCTATTtgtgatataaaatatatagttaatAGTATAGTGGGTCATGCAGTTCAAATAGTAACCTCCTGTTTCAATCAGTGTTCCACTCATCTAGTACCTTGACTAGGTCTATAACCGTTCGATTATGATAACTTTGAAAGATAGGCGAGAAAAGGTATTGTTTGGGTCCCTCCAtcttttaaatgatttcttcacTTTCCTTCTACCACACCATATAATCTCAATTTCCCCCTCCTCTCAGTCAAACAAGGGTTTAGGGTTATTTTAAGATCACAAAGTTTGGGactaaaatgaaattaagtAATTAACAGTGGTTAGGTTCAAGAATTAGAATTACGATAAGTGGTTTAGTGTAAAGACCAAAATGATAGTGTTTTGTGTGTACAAATGTAAACTTTAGCAGAGATTTCCTAATGTCAAGACCAATGTGATAGGAAAATTACACTTTTAGGGGCCTCTTTTAGATTTTAATACTTTAGAGACCAAAGTGACATTAAATTACTCTTTTTATAACAAAAGTGACTATTGACCCATTTTTTATGGAGTTGTTAGGAGTTTCCATGGATTGGAAATTTATCTTGGGGaactacaaaaaataattacaaatatcttttattttatttctttacattGGAAACAGACCATTGTTTCCTTTTGCTATGATGTAATATAATCATAGCTAACTGTTTTGAGTGATCAATTATGGAAAGTTAGCTAACTGTTTTGAGTGATCAAGTATTGGAAAGGTAACGGACTGTTTTGTGTGGTCAATTTATAGGAAAGGATATTGGAAATTGAGTACACAAGGGCGGTGGCCCCACGGAAGGAGGAAGACCCTTGTTTACACGATGACTGGGTCAGTGCTGTTGATGGTTCTTCTTCTAGGTAAGCTTGCAAATGTGTCATATTtgatagaatttttaaaaatccaGTACAGATTTTTCAGTATTTccataacaattttaattttttttaatatattctatattaaCTCTTATGTTCTGTACTGCTGCTAGCAACTGTAATATGCCATTATTTTGTATGGGGCTCTTTTTATTTAACCATTTTCTTTGTGAAAGATTTTACAAGGTTGAATTTAAGTCAGTGTGATTGGTTTTTATTGACTTCAATGAATTTGTTAATCATATTTGGTGATAATGGCAAAAGTGATTGGAAGCAGTAGTTCACTGCCTGGTTTATTTTTGCATTGGCAGTAGCCAGAAGACAGAACCAAACCCTAGTTTGAGTAggttttttaaagttttggcCATTGGGTTAATGAGTGTTATTGTTGTCGCAACCGTGTTGACAATTGTAAAGCCATTTTTTTAACTCATGAGTTCCCATTTTGAGGTTTATTTTGCATTGTGGTTGATGGTTACATTGGGAGTATCAAGGGGAAACAGCCTAACCCTCTTTGTGAATAGGTTCTTTAGAGTTTTGGCCAGTGGATTAATGATGAGTGTTATTGTAAatactttttgtttgtttacctCGTGACTTTGTGTAATTTTCACtgatataataattttgattctaGTTTACTAAGTTGAATGGTTTTTTTTACCTGTATCTCCTTCACTAAGAATTTAAAGTTGAGTGTTACTGTTTCTGCAGGTTCTTTTTGACAGGATGCTATGATGGTTTAGGGAGGTATAAGAGTCTTAcccagttttgttcttttagaATTATTGgcatatcatattatttattactttctCCATTTACTTGGCTTCCACcgttatatgattaaattatacTTTAGAGTATGGAAAGGTGCTGGATTATGCACTCATGTATTGGAGGGACATAGTGACGCAATCACTTCTGTTAGTATCATCAATCCAGAAGGTAAGGAAGACAATTATATTctccccaatttttttttctgtctatTTTTCTGATTGCTagttgtcattttttttattgatatccAGTGTATTTCTGatgataaaattatgaaattttgtatCTAACAGTAAAATAAAGCTTATGGCTGTTTTGCCTTGGCATTCTCTTAATTTTGCTATTTACATTTTGTTCTTTCCCTGTTCCTTTTTAAGACTGTGATATTATGCTTATTTGTCATTAGTagtattttaatgttttaacttCCTCAAAAGATACTTTCATTTATATGTGCAACTGTAGTCAAAATTGAGTTTCAGTTTCTGAATGGAAAACTGTGGGGAGGGGGTTGGTGGAGGATCATTAACACAATTTATACGATTGAACTAAGCCTATAGTGGAATGCATCCTGGTGAAGACATAGAAAGCATGGCGGCCAAAACATTCTTAATTAAATGATGTTGAAGCATTTGTGCTTTAGTGGGTGGGAATAGTGGCAACATTTGTTGTTCTTTCTGTGTAATCCAAATATTGTTCcataatatatgtattatgATTAAATTGTTCCAACATATGAATATTTGTACTGTTATCAGGTCTGGAAACTGTTACGGTGGCTACTGCTTCAAAAGACCGGACATTAAGGCTGTGGAAGGTAACTAAAAGAAACTGTTAAACTACTGTTTCCTATGCTGTGCTTATgcttattatgttatattttccCCTTTGTGTAAAAGCTCAATACAGAAGAGCCTGTAAACCAGCCTATGAGGGTCAGGGCTTACAAAATCTTGCGTGGTCATAAGTCTGCTGTTCAGAGTGTGGCAGCGCAGACTTCTGGAGAAATGGTTTggattttcttttctatttttctccaCCTTTCTCTCCTTGGTTTATGAGTACAGTAATATAGCAGTCTGTAACACCACTCTTCCTTGTGTCTCATGCATAGGTTTGTTCTGCTGCTTGGGATTGTACCATCAATCTATGGCAAACTAATGACTTTAATGCAGAAGATGACCTAGTTTCTAAGAAGAGAAAAATTGGAGATCAAGTTGAGGACTCTCAATTGGAGGTTTGTAGAACTTCCCTACATCTTATTGTTTAAATTATGCGGTCAAAATTGCAATTTGTGTAGTCACACATGTTTCTTccaaatattttacattttgaagTTTGTTTTAACTTTGACTTGTAAGGGATCATCAGATGTGACCCTTTACTCTTTCTTCTCTGCATATTGTAATTGATGAATGGAATTGTAAAAATTTAAGGCTGATACTGAGTTGCTCCTTTTTCTACTGGTTGAATTCGAAGTATCAAGGTTGCTATGTTTGCTGGCACTAGGGGCTGGAGGCCATGTAGGAAGATGTTTTTGAAACTATTCTAGAAGAAATTTGATCATCTAATTCTGAGTCATGTTCAAACTTATGTTAAAAACTATTGTAGACTTGtataatagttatttaaaacCTTGTAGATTTTGTTACAAACTTATTTTCCGTTTCTTTCCCTTTTGATGTATGAATCTTTTctctataatgaaatttgagaaataaGTTTCCATCTGTTGTATTGCAGGGAGAGGCTTTCACTACCCTTGTTGGCCATACACAGTGTGTATCTTCTGTGGTTTGGCCACAACGGGAGTCAATATTTTCTGCATCATGGGATCATTCTATTAGGAAGTGGGATGTTGAGACTGGCAAAAACTTGTCAGATATAGTAAGTTGAAAAGTTAAAGCGCGtgcctcccccccccccccccccccccccccccccgctTCTTTTTAAATTGTACACTTTTAAAGcgttcatttttcttctttttaaattgtACACTTTTAAAGcgttcattttttttctatagatAGAACTGTGACATTGTACCATTTAATGCTCTGCCAATGGCTAATTATTTGTGTATAGTCAGGTAACTAAATTAGAACTGGTTTATGGCACAATTGTCTATTTTCTGCTGCTGTTCATTCTATGAATGTCATTTCTTAATCAATTGTTCTTGTGGCTtgaacttatttttttctttggacaAGTTTTGTCTAGTCCTTTTACATAGTGTACTAGATCTTCTACATTTTTCCCCAGGCGATTGTTGATTATGATGTTTTTACTTGGTTGTGGTAGTCCAAATTTATCTTGTTATGAAGCAATCTTGGCTTTGGACCTTGTTTATTCTTAGTTTAGGATAAGTATGTTCTAAAACATAATTAAGTGCTTACTGGGCTTTAGGAATTGGAACCGCTAGCATGCCTAAATTGTCTTCAGCACTAACTCGCCTAATTTGGTCACTCCTAGCCCATATAAGTTGTAGTCTCTTTGGGGGTTGTATAAATTGCAACCTCAAGGGTGATGATTTAATCCTACATTGACTACAGGGTATGACTTATAATACCTTCCAAGTCAGTTTTGTGGtattgaattatgtttaaactcattttaaaatatgatattagagCCTATGCTAGATCCATTGTTGGGCTACCTGCATTTTCTAAGCTCTAGGCAAGACGCCATGATTGTGGTCACTTCTAGCTCATGTACACTGCAGCCTCCTTGGGAATTGCCTAAGTTGCAACCTCAAGGGTAGCGGTTTTAGTCTCGTGTTGACATAATGatatgattaaaatagaaaataagtaGAAGACAAATCTTACtttacaagttgattttgtgaTGTACTTCTTTGCCTTAATTTATGTTCTAAGATTCTGATTCATTATGATGGATGTCATGTTTTCTGCTTATCACCTTTTTCATTTATTGGTCTAAACTATTTTCTATACAAAATTACTGTTGAAAAATAGGGTTTGGTAATCGGAAGTAGAGTAGGAACAGAGTTATAAAAATCAATGTTTTAGATTGGATTGTCTTCTATGTACAGTTCTGTGGGAAGGCTCTCAACTGCCTGGATATTGGTGGGGAAGGTTCTGTTCTGATAGCTGCTGGAGGTTCTGACCCTGTCATTAGGATTTGGGATCCTCGTAAGCCAGGTGATAAAGAAAGCTAGTTGTCATTTTTCTCACACCTTGATAGTCAATTACATTCATAATGGTATCTTATAAACCAATCTCTTTTCTCTGCAGGCACTTCTGCTCCTGTTTTTCAGTTTGCTTCTCATACATCTTGGGTTTCGGCCTGCAAATGGCATGATCAATCTTGGTTTCATTTACTTTCTTCATCCTATGATGGGAAAGTTATGTTGTGGGATCTGAGAACTGCAGTAATATATCTTTATTCTGCATAGGAATTTTTTCTCCTTGTGTGATTATATGTCCATCTTTGtgctttttcatgatttttctCCGTTGATGTTGCAGTGGCCACTTTCTGTCATTGAATCACACAGTGATAAGGTTTAAAACATTCTTACcatgtttttgcttgaaaataATACCTTCCCACaactgaaaatattttttttatgctctAGAGTAGCCAAAAttgtcattaaaaaaattgtcattgtTTAACTCAGGTATTGTCGGCTGATTGGTGGAGAAGTGACAGTGTTATCAGTGGTGGAGCAGACTCCAGACTTTGTATTTCTTCAGACATCCCTGTAAAGTAAGGTAAACTTAATCATATTAGGACAATTATTTTTTGAGGCGGTATGATATTGACAGATATTTCTTATGCGGGGAACGATTCAAGTTTTGGCCAATTTTGTCTTAGGCTAGTCACAACTGTCAAGTGTATCATCAGTTGTTGTGAACAAAGTCTTATTTGTGTCTTGCTAATAGCTATTGATGTAAAcactaaatatttatataattttgtacgACAAATCTTCGagcattttatttatttgtgctCTATAGTTTGTATCTCATTGAGTTATTTCTGTAAACACAACTGTCAAGTGTTTATCAGATGTTGTGAACAAGGTCTTGCTTATGACTTGCTAACGGCTATTGATGCAAACACTAGAAATTATTCATATCATTTTGTACGACAAATCTTCGAACATTTTTCTCATTTGTGCTGTATAGTTTGGTTATTGATAATTCTAAAATACTCGCAGTAATCTCCATCATAAAGTAGAGTTCTGTATTGAAGGTTTTCTTTTGGCTGACTGGTTCAGATATTGGTTGAGTCAATGGAGCGGTTAAATTACATTCCTAGCATGATTCATACTATATTAACTTccaagaaataaatatatttttgtatgttctGCAGCTATAAAGAATTAGTGAAATATGAACTCACCATCGATGTCTATGATTCATTCATCATTGGGATGCTCAATCCCCACACCAACTGTGCCGCTGACGCAGGGAAGAAAGCTGCATCGAATTCTTCTCTGCAATATTTAGTGCCCATTCTGATCAGCAAAAACTCTGTAATCTTTTGGGCTTTCTGATCCATTTTTGCATTAGCTCCCCAATTTTCTCTATTATAATCTTCCCAGGGCTTCAGATGACCTACCTTTCCCCTCTCATCCGAGGATTCAAAACCATCTGATATCCACACTAGAAAATATGTGATAATAAATCATTTCCACTTCCTCTCATGGGTTATCTTGGGTGTTCGGTAAACTTATTCTGATACCTTGTCTGACGAAGAGCGAAAGCTGTTACAGGAATCTAActtcattccattattcatttCTAAGGACATCCCTTTTTATGAATATACGGTGACCATGGTTCCGACAACCACAGCACCATGGCTGTTTTCTTTGTCTTGCACTTGGTAGTGGTAATAAACAGGCCTTGCATTCATTTGGTAATTCTAATTCTAATGGGTTTTTATCATTTCGAATACAGTTTATTTTAAACACTCaaattaaattctatttttgaaatctaCCATTATATTGAACCTTATTATATGTgcgattttatataattttcaatttaactgctcaatattcttaattttcaattaaaattactGCCCAACTTTCAAACAAAGAAGCATCACAATTTAAGCTGCTACGTAATTGAcctgaaatataatataaatcaatgaAATCTACATTACACATTACAGGACACCGATACCAATACCAAAATCAACTTAACCATTATTAAAGAGAACGCTTCTATCTTTCAAGAACACTGCATGCGTTAAGACCAAAGACAGCTATACTCAAGATTTCAGCCAGCTTAACAATCTACTAACATTCTCTGAAGATCCACCACCTTCTGCAATGTTGCTCATGACCGTCTCTTTAAGTTCTAGACTTTTTGTTCTTATTTGTTCATCACTTATCAATCGGTCCAGTTTTTTCTTAATCTCCCAGCGTGACACAAGTCCATTTTCGTCCGAGTTCAATCCAAGTCCAACCTTCAACTCATCACAAATATAATTTCTGTTCTGAAATTGGTCAGTAAAATAAGGCCAGCACAGGAAGGGCACCCCACTAGAAAAACCTTCTATGATAGAATTCCAACCACAATGGCTAAGAAAGCAAGCTATGGAAGGGTGATTTAGCACCTTCAGTTGAGGGGTCCAACCAACAATCTTACCTTTACTCCCCAAAAATTCACTGGGAAATGCCATCTTATTGTCTTGTCTTACAACCCAAAGAAAGGATCTATTTGTGAGGTCAAGCCCAAGAGCTAGTTCATTGAACTGGTTTTGGTCAAAAAGAGTGAAACTACCAAAGGCAATATACAAAACAGAACAACGAGGTTGTTGATTCAGCCAATCTATGCAAGAGTGGTCTTCTTCCCAGAACTGTCCCAATGATCTTGCCGTTACATTTGTCTTGTCATAACTTCTCAACAATGGACCAACTGGTAGGAGCTTTGGAACACAAGATAATGCACTGGGTTCAAGTTCATATGTGGTGTTGCAAATGCACCACTTTGCAAGATTTGAATTCTGCATACAGTGCACCAGATACTTGAATATTTTCCTCTCAGTTGTTGGGTTATAGACGTTTGACCACCAAATAGCTTTTACGTCCATCGAAGGCATGCTTGGTGATATTTGAAATGTCCCTTTTGTAATTGGACATCCTACAGtgtcaacaaaaatagagataTTATGCATGATATGACAAAACAATTTTACCTATTAATTTCCTAATTTCACAAATAGCATAATTGTCAACAACAAAACCTCCAAACATAATTGATTAGTGCAAGCGAAGTACATACCATGAGAATCTATGATGCCATCTTGAATGAGCTTAGGGATTTTGTATTCCAAAGCAAACGTAGCAGCTGATGCAGTGCAGAAGAGAATTCCTTTGATTCCCAGCTTTCTCCCTACTTCCAATGCCCATCCCATTATCACATCAGCAACTATGCATGTGATTCTCTCACCACTATTCACATGAATTTCTTCTATGACCTTCTCTAGCATGGAAGGCATGGTGCTTAGCACACTATCACAAAGCTTACCCAAATCACTTCTGTCATCATCAGCTTCTAATCCATCAGGGATTGAAACCAGCTTTATGGTTGGTGATTCTTCAAGGCTTTCTTGCTTGCCCTCAGAACTCATCATCCTCTTTTGGCTGAAGTCTGTGTTCACAAAAGTGATTTTGCATCCATGCTCAACCATCTTTTGTGAGAAGTTCATCAAGGGATTCACATGTCCTTGGACTGGAAATGGTACAACCAAGAGATTTGGAATGTTCATCTTGGTTGCCTTGACTTTCTATTTTCTCTTGATTTTGAGGCTATACTAAACACTATCTGGGAGACTCACAGTGGTTTGCATTTCATACTTAGGTTTTgtttatataatgaaataatacataaaaaacgGAAAAGATGTGTAAACGAAAGTAGGAgtggtttattttaatattaaaccaATCTTTTGGTCCTATAATTGaacaaatttcatattttaatttctccACTTAAAGATAATTAGTTTTAGGATTTCTAAATACAATACTTTAACCTCTTTCTGTCTCTGTGGATTTAGACAATAGGAACCAAACAAagttaaaagtatattaataaaaactaaaagaaggATTACCTGAATGTGTATGAATTAAAATGAGTGATTTTTAAATATGGTGAATCAAAGATAAAATTCTACAATTTAGGATTAGATAAATACTTAAATACAAATAGCAatgaaaagatttttttttctattaattaaaaatattcaatagatAAACTAATTTGTCAAAGTTTTCTCATATAAACTCCTTAAAAAATTGTGTTCCTTTGAGGATCTTATCTCCAGCATGCTGTCCGCAGCGCAAAACTAGGTAGTGGTCAGAGGATAAGATACGTAATCAATACATAGAAAAAAAGgagttatataaaaatgttatatatccAGTTACTTGGTAGACACGCTAGCTTAATTTCTACCTATTCCTTTTTTCATTATTACTTTTGACCGTGAATTGTGATTTTTAAAATGacattgataaataaaataagcattaaatatatttttgattattaattttgacagaaaattaatattgattaatatttttaattatattcattttattttacaacatctaaagttttaataataataataataataataatgcattTTTGGTTTATAATATTctcattttaaaatgtaatgttgTTCTTTTTATAtccataatttaatatttataatattcaaaAGGATTAGCTACAgtattaaatattgaaaaattaagcTACAAGAAGAGAATATAGGATAAATTGTCTATAATTTTTAGAAGAACTAAAAACCTGTTTCccagtaaataaaataaaattaataagataCCATACTTTCTTTCATTAACCATACTCAAACAGATCAAGCTCTCGGTTAATATTATTATGCAgctcaaattataaatattatgtgGACGTAGAAAGCCACCTACCtgtacattatattatatttaaaagtcaAAATATGAGGTTAGGTTAATgaatacaaaattacaaaataacatcacggataagattattttaaaaatgattttaatcgcTTTACAATCGTCATGGATAtagttattattaaaaacaaatattgttAATGATGAGTTTGTTTAAAGTTATTGTTGAATATGTATTTATgatgtttttcattaaaatcaTTATCATATGTTACATATTCGGTGATGATTATGatgatgattttatattttttaaaaatatttagtttgttTCTGTTgcttttcttaattaaaaaaatatgcataTAAATAATAAGTGAGATTTATcgtataaaatcatatattaatagaaaactttaataaaattaactatataaaatattgtaaataagtatttataatgtgaaaaactttaaaacataaaaattataagtgaaaactagaattaaaaaaatggattttaGAAATTATTCCAATATCATTTATCCTAATATGTTATAACATGATAACCCACAATTAAGATATTTTTCCATCCATTTAAATTCTTGATTTGTAATATgcaatcattaaaatattaaaatatgtgtatctttttatattttatattgtttttgtataatatcTTCTCTGTCTCATACTTACATAATAATTTTGGCTTTATTTTACTAAGTTGAATGACCTTTTACCTGTATGTCATTCGCTAAGAATTTAAAGTTGAGTAGTAAGAGTCTTCTTTTAGAATTATGAAGCGTCGTCTTTCAACATTTCAatctaatttttcataaaatttgtatCTTTTTTCCACTTTTCTTCTCATCTTCTCATTATGCACATTTGTATTTTAGATTATGCAATTCATAATatactttttgttttgtattttaaaagCTTAAATGCTTATTTCGTCCTCAGGTTAAAAGTGAATTTCTCtttagtatccggttttaaaaatgaagacatcggattcctatgttatgaaaagtgtatgaataaggtcctctttgttaagttgacagcaacaacgttaagttgacagcaacaacgttaagtccatgctgatgtgactgtatttttttctcttctctcttctgctgtccagctttttattctctcttgttcagttttttctttgatgatttgttgaactttttctttctccGTGGTccttattcatatacttttgaTAACATAAGGactcaatgtcttcatttttaaaactggatactaaatagaaat includes these proteins:
- the LOC108343746 gene encoding ribosome biogenesis protein WDR12 homolog → MNMNEESDEASARRIQVRFVTKLNAPFIVPSTAIAIPADLTRFGLSSLVNALIQSNDADYQPEPFDFLIDGEFVRMSLEQFLLAKGISAERILEIEYTRAVAPRKEEDPCLHDDWVSAVDGSSSRFFLTGCYDGLGRVWKGAGLCTHVLEGHSDAITSVSIINPEGLETVTVATASKDRTLRLWKLNTEEPVNQPMRVRAYKILRGHKSAVQSVAAQTSGEMVCSAAWDCTINLWQTNDFNAEDDLVSKKRKIGDQVEDSQLEGEAFTTLVGHTQCVSSVVWPQRESIFSASWDHSIRKWDVETGKNLSDIFCGKALNCLDIGGEGSVLIAAGGSDPVIRIWDPRKPGTSAPVFQFASHTSWVSACKWHDQSWFHLLSSSYDGKVMLWDLRTAWPLSVIESHSDKVLSADWWRSDSVISGGADSRLCISSDIPVK
- the LOC108344997 gene encoding UDP-glycosyltransferase 83A1, whose product is MNIPNLLVVPFPVQGHVNPLMNFSQKMVEHGCKITFVNTDFSQKRMMSSEGKQESLEESPTIKLVSIPDGLEADDDRSDLGKLCDSVLSTMPSMLEKVIEEIHVNSGERITCIVADVIMGWALEVGRKLGIKGILFCTASAATFALEYKIPKLIQDGIIDSHGCPITKGTFQISPSMPSMDVKAIWWSNVYNPTTERKIFKYLVHCMQNSNLAKWCICNTTYELEPSALSCVPKLLPVGPLLRSYDKTNVTARSLGQFWEEDHSCIDWLNQQPRCSVLYIAFGSFTLFDQNQFNELALGLDLTNRSFLWVVRQDNKMAFPSEFLGSKGKIVGWTPQLKVLNHPSIACFLSHCGWNSIIEGFSSGVPFLCWPYFTDQFQNRNYICDELKVGLGLNSDENGLVSRWEIKKKLDRLISDEQIRTKSLELKETVMSNIAEGGGSSENVSRLLSWLKS